One genomic region from Chthonomonas calidirosea T49 encodes:
- a CDS encoding TonB-dependent receptor plug domain-containing protein — protein sequence MLGGYKSDYDELLASGKDDHGNAFAFGFGYNHTGGFGTAGATGMLDNYAVTLLTFDGEHKLAQGRLRLQADYAQSAENLFQVLYLMGSHVTTSSVSLRYEQPDVQDPLMARMSYTNFKLTSMSTTPDETHTFEGEVQKQNHLGNRHTLVYGLSWSHTVLHSDISYPGEHYQDVFGAYFQDEWKLPQRWIGYLGFRIDDATLLGTSFSPRISILKNLGNRQTLRFAYGTSYQSPPFVNSYIDTVFPLAPGLTASALGNPKLKSITLDGFELDWRQELSKGYVQINSYYNSISNIIGPIPTAFQPSPPYPPGTPATLSYVNLSDATSYGLEVDSALKLARNLDAHFNYAYNYEHLQNVAIAGAFAPNHMLNMAFDADLGRRWEAFLGAHLVGTTSVNSNGVITSAPAYINMDIRLGYRLREGKEPLTLALVVHNLFADHHIELPPPPTNGLPAQVTPLRTVVYITLSGKF from the coding sequence GTGCTTGGCGGCTATAAAAGCGATTATGATGAGCTTCTCGCTAGCGGAAAGGACGATCATGGAAACGCCTTCGCTTTCGGATTTGGCTACAACCATACGGGTGGCTTTGGCACAGCAGGTGCTACCGGTATGTTAGATAACTATGCGGTCACACTGCTTACCTTCGACGGCGAACATAAACTTGCTCAGGGCAGGCTACGCCTCCAGGCCGACTACGCCCAAAGCGCGGAAAACCTCTTTCAGGTGCTCTATTTAATGGGCAGCCATGTGACTACCTCCTCTGTGTCCTTACGCTATGAGCAGCCAGACGTTCAAGACCCTCTCATGGCGAGAATGAGTTATACCAACTTTAAGCTTACCTCTATGAGTACCACTCCAGACGAGACGCATACTTTTGAGGGCGAAGTTCAAAAACAAAATCATCTTGGCAACCGGCATACGCTTGTTTACGGGCTAAGCTGGAGCCATACCGTACTTCACTCCGATATCTCTTATCCTGGGGAACACTATCAAGACGTATTTGGTGCTTATTTCCAAGATGAGTGGAAGTTACCTCAGCGTTGGATAGGCTATTTAGGTTTCCGTATAGATGATGCCACCCTACTGGGCACAAGTTTTTCGCCGCGCATTAGCATCCTCAAAAATTTAGGGAACCGACAAACGCTGCGTTTTGCTTACGGAACCTCCTACCAATCGCCGCCGTTCGTGAACTCCTATATAGATACAGTTTTTCCTCTCGCTCCAGGGCTGACGGCTAGCGCTTTAGGTAATCCGAAACTAAAGTCTATTACGTTAGATGGTTTTGAATTAGATTGGCGCCAGGAGCTATCTAAAGGATACGTGCAGATCAACAGCTACTACAACTCCATATCTAATATCATTGGGCCTATCCCCACTGCCTTTCAACCATCTCCGCCCTACCCACCAGGAACCCCGGCCACGCTCTCGTATGTCAACCTTTCCGATGCCACCTCGTACGGCCTAGAGGTAGATAGCGCTTTGAAACTAGCCAGAAATCTAGATGCCCACTTCAACTATGCCTATAACTACGAGCACCTTCAGAATGTGGCCATTGCTGGTGCTTTTGCCCCAAACCATATGCTCAACATGGCGTTCGACGCCGACTTGGGGCGCCGTTGGGAAGCGTTTCTAGGAGCTCATCTGGTGGGCACAACCTCAGTGAACTCCAACGGTGTTATCACTTCCGCCCCCGCCTACATCAACATGGACATTCGTCTCGGCTACCGCCTGCGGGAGGGCAAAGAGCCCCTTACGCTTGCTCTCGTGGTGCACAATCTCTTCGCAGATCATCATATCGAGCTGCCACCGCCTCCCACTAACGGTTTGCCGGCGCAAGTCACTCCCCTTCGCACCGTTGTCTATATCACCCTATCAGGAAAGTTCTGA
- a CDS encoding TonB-dependent receptor plug domain-containing protein has product MLRLLHALPAFTSVILLLPAFKVFASSPLTQNAFNNELLFAGNQTVVTASRSKQPLVQAPAVVTVITGEQLQSYGAVTLLDALRYVPGVHVAEANAGVANVTIRGLNSQYANTLLVMIDNRPVNEQFTGGVFWQLVPILVSQIKRIEVVRGPGSVLYGANAYNGVINIITKTPQDLAKAGSNLQFRTVLGGYKSDYDELMASAADRYGNAFTLGFGYTHTGGFGAGGALGVHDNEAVPFISLDAQHKMASGMLRLQAGDLEYAGNFYEILYLIGLHTHTTYTVLRYDEPSSKNPLSLRLSYNNFKAVSQSILIEQTHSFEGEVQKQNQIAKHHTLVYGFTWNHTTFHGDDIFPGRHVQDLFGVYAQDEWQLPQNWLAYLGVRFDNATVYGSNFSPRISLLKRLGSDQVLRVAYGASFQAPTLLETYLNTPVPLAPGLTGWGLGNAKLKTVTLNGLEIDWRKELSKGYLEVNGFYNSINNLIGLQPISFAPSPPYPPGTPTKLMYENVGGATLYGVEIESELQLTRRLRGLLNYTFLDQQTNSHGAFQGTFTQKHIFNAAVDARLGGKWDAFVGFHAVGASRLSTFGVFTNAPAYANMDLRLGYQLRGGKEPLTLALIAHNLFGNRHIEQPPPPASGLPAQVAPIGTAVYIALEGKF; this is encoded by the coding sequence ATGCTTCGCTTGCTTCATGCACTCCCCGCGTTCACCAGCGTTATCTTACTGCTTCCCGCATTTAAGGTTTTTGCTTCTAGTCCTCTCACACAAAACGCCTTCAATAACGAGCTGCTCTTTGCCGGAAACCAAACCGTAGTAACCGCATCTCGCTCGAAACAGCCACTCGTTCAGGCTCCTGCTGTCGTTACCGTTATCACGGGAGAGCAGTTGCAAAGTTATGGTGCTGTAACTCTTTTAGATGCGCTGCGCTATGTGCCCGGAGTCCATGTGGCCGAGGCAAACGCAGGTGTGGCCAACGTAACTATCCGTGGCCTAAATTCTCAGTACGCCAACACTCTACTCGTCATGATAGATAACCGGCCGGTCAACGAGCAGTTTACTGGGGGAGTGTTTTGGCAACTTGTGCCTATTTTGGTGAGTCAGATCAAACGCATTGAGGTCGTTCGCGGACCTGGCTCGGTGCTCTATGGGGCGAACGCCTACAATGGGGTTATCAACATTATTACAAAAACCCCTCAGGACTTGGCCAAAGCTGGTTCGAACCTCCAGTTTCGAACCGTGCTTGGAGGCTATAAAAGCGACTATGATGAGCTTATGGCCTCCGCAGCCGATCGCTATGGCAACGCTTTCACACTGGGTTTCGGCTACACCCATACCGGCGGATTCGGCGCCGGCGGAGCCTTAGGAGTACACGATAATGAGGCCGTTCCCTTCATTAGCCTCGATGCCCAGCACAAAATGGCATCCGGCATGTTGCGCCTTCAAGCGGGCGATCTGGAGTATGCAGGGAATTTCTACGAAATTCTCTATCTCATCGGTCTGCACACACATACTACCTACACGGTTTTACGCTACGATGAGCCTAGCTCCAAGAACCCGCTTTCGCTACGATTGAGCTACAACAATTTCAAAGCCGTTTCGCAGAGCATACTGATCGAGCAGACCCATAGCTTTGAAGGTGAAGTTCAAAAACAAAACCAGATCGCGAAACACCATACTCTGGTGTATGGTTTTACTTGGAACCATACCACGTTTCATGGAGACGATATCTTTCCAGGCCGACATGTTCAAGACCTTTTCGGGGTGTACGCCCAGGATGAATGGCAACTGCCTCAAAATTGGCTGGCCTATCTGGGGGTTCGCTTCGATAATGCCACGGTTTATGGCTCCAACTTCTCGCCGCGCATCAGCCTCCTTAAGAGGTTGGGAAGCGATCAAGTGTTGAGAGTAGCCTATGGGGCTTCCTTTCAAGCGCCAACTCTGCTTGAAACCTACCTTAACACGCCCGTTCCGCTCGCTCCTGGGCTAACTGGCTGGGGTTTAGGGAACGCCAAGCTCAAAACCGTGACTCTAAACGGCTTGGAGATTGACTGGCGCAAGGAGCTGTCAAAGGGTTATTTAGAGGTTAACGGCTTCTATAACTCCATCAACAACCTTATAGGGCTGCAGCCTATCAGTTTTGCTCCTTCCCCTCCCTATCCGCCGGGCACGCCGACAAAACTGATGTATGAAAACGTGGGCGGCGCCACCCTCTACGGCGTTGAGATTGAGAGCGAACTGCAGCTCACAAGGCGATTAAGAGGCCTCCTTAACTATACCTTCCTCGATCAGCAGACCAACTCTCACGGCGCTTTTCAAGGTACTTTTACCCAGAAGCATATCTTTAATGCAGCCGTGGATGCGCGCCTAGGTGGAAAATGGGATGCCTTCGTGGGTTTTCATGCGGTTGGTGCTAGCCGTTTGAGTACCTTTGGCGTGTTTACGAACGCACCGGCCTACGCAAACATGGATCTCCGACTAGGCTACCAACTACGAGGGGGCAAGGAGCCATTGACCTTAGCGCTCATAGCGCATAATCTGTTCGGGAACCGCCATATTGAGCAGCCACCTCCTCCTGCAAGCGGTCTACCTGCTCAAGTCGCTCCTATCGGCACCGCAGTCTACATCGCTTTAGAGGGTAAGTTTTAA
- the rpsF gene encoding 30S ribosomal protein S6 gives MRHYEAMILLTPELNDEQVEATLSRYQKVIQDQGGTVHEAGLWEKGRRPLAYPIRKKTEGIYLLMQFEAEAETPKELDRLLRIDDVVLRHIVLRQDPHEE, from the coding sequence ATGCGTCATTACGAAGCGATGATCCTGCTTACGCCGGAGCTGAACGACGAGCAGGTGGAAGCGACGCTTAGTCGCTATCAAAAAGTGATACAAGATCAAGGGGGCACGGTTCATGAAGCCGGTTTGTGGGAAAAAGGCCGTCGCCCGCTTGCCTACCCAATCCGCAAAAAAACAGAGGGGATCTACCTTCTGATGCAGTTTGAAGCGGAGGCGGAAACGCCCAAAGAGCTTGACCGTCTCTTGCGCATTGACGATGTGGTGCTACGGCATATTGTGCTCCGCCAAGACCCGCACGAGGAATAG
- a CDS encoding single-stranded DNA-binding protein, whose product MSVNRVVLVGRLTRDPEMRYTPSGVPVTQFGLAVNRFTRNEQGDYDVDFFNIVVWRKTAEFVSQYAKKGRLIAVDGRLQTRSWIDQTSGQKRSVVEIVGENVQLLDRRPDEADVQGAEPAEVPVSVVSTEAMADLPPTHEDVDPYEEDPFAEE is encoded by the coding sequence ATGTCCGTTAATCGTGTGGTGCTTGTGGGGCGCTTAACGCGCGATCCAGAGATGCGTTACACTCCCTCCGGTGTGCCGGTAACGCAGTTTGGGCTAGCCGTCAATCGTTTCACGCGCAACGAGCAAGGGGATTACGATGTTGACTTCTTCAACATTGTGGTCTGGCGGAAAACAGCGGAGTTTGTGTCGCAGTATGCCAAGAAAGGACGCCTCATTGCCGTGGATGGGCGTTTGCAGACCCGCTCTTGGATAGACCAGACCAGCGGGCAGAAGCGTTCGGTGGTAGAGATCGTAGGTGAGAACGTCCAGCTGCTCGATCGACGCCCCGATGAGGCCGACGTTCAAGGAGCCGAGCCTGCAGAGGTTCCCGTCTCCGTCGTCTCCACAGAGGCGATGGCCGATCTGCCTCCAACCCATGAAGATGTAGACCCATACGAGGAAGACCCATTTGCAGAGGAGTGA
- the rpsR gene encoding 30S ribosomal protein S18 produces MCLFCVEKAETIDYKQIWQPKYARLLLTERGRIVPRRTRGLCAKHQRMVARAIKRARHMALLPFVVK; encoded by the coding sequence GTGTGTCTGTTTTGCGTGGAAAAGGCCGAGACCATAGACTATAAGCAGATATGGCAGCCGAAATATGCGCGCCTTCTGCTTACCGAGCGCGGCCGTATCGTACCGCGACGAACACGCGGCCTTTGCGCCAAACATCAGCGTATGGTGGCGCGCGCCATTAAACGCGCCCGCCATATGGCACTGTTGCCCTTCGTCGTCAAATAG
- a CDS encoding bifunctional phosphoglucose/phosphomannose isomerase, producing MLEENVLDSIASAEQRASRDPHGMLDLVLKFPAQCREAANITWHYGVGASEAVEIRRIVVTGLGGSAIGGDFLRCLADEYGPIPVLVNRDYHLPHWVNRNTLVIAASYSGNTEETLQAIRDASRAEAQIAVVTSGGKLADIAKQASYAYALVPGGQPPRSATGYMFFPQLTYLAHRSLLRHQFEHDIEETLSILESLAKRLGPDVPTDQNPAKQLARALYGKIPVIYGSQGYRGVVAYRWKSQFNENTKIAAFSNVLPEQNHNEILAWVQAQKQAPNWAVIFLRDPNERFENPRIVRRVEVTTELIRRVAPVYEVLAEGESLLARLFSLVYIADFVSVYLAYLYGVCPTDISYIDYLKAELAKLG from the coding sequence ATGTTGGAAGAGAACGTTCTCGACTCAATAGCGTCGGCAGAGCAACGGGCTTCACGAGACCCGCACGGTATGCTGGATCTTGTGCTAAAGTTTCCTGCTCAATGCCGAGAGGCTGCAAACATAACATGGCACTACGGTGTCGGCGCCTCAGAGGCGGTAGAGATTCGACGGATTGTGGTGACCGGGCTTGGCGGCTCCGCCATTGGGGGAGACTTCTTGCGATGCCTCGCCGATGAATACGGCCCGATTCCGGTTTTGGTAAATCGTGACTACCACCTGCCCCATTGGGTTAACCGTAATACTCTCGTCATCGCGGCCTCTTACTCCGGCAATACCGAAGAGACCTTGCAGGCCATTCGCGATGCAAGCCGTGCCGAAGCCCAGATCGCGGTGGTAACAAGCGGTGGGAAATTAGCCGATATCGCCAAACAAGCTAGTTATGCCTATGCCCTCGTGCCGGGCGGTCAACCGCCCCGCTCGGCCACCGGCTACATGTTTTTTCCTCAACTCACCTATCTAGCCCATCGCAGCCTTCTTCGACATCAGTTCGAACACGACATCGAAGAGACGCTCTCCATTCTAGAAAGTTTAGCTAAACGCCTGGGGCCAGATGTTCCTACCGATCAAAACCCCGCGAAGCAGTTGGCTCGAGCGCTCTATGGAAAAATTCCCGTGATCTACGGCTCACAAGGGTATCGCGGTGTGGTGGCCTACCGCTGGAAATCGCAGTTCAACGAAAACACCAAAATTGCCGCGTTCTCTAACGTCTTACCGGAACAGAATCATAACGAAATTTTGGCCTGGGTTCAAGCCCAAAAGCAAGCTCCTAACTGGGCTGTCATCTTTCTGCGTGACCCCAATGAGCGATTTGAGAACCCACGCATCGTGCGACGTGTGGAGGTGACGACAGAGCTTATTAGGCGCGTTGCGCCTGTCTATGAGGTTCTCGCAGAGGGCGAATCGCTGTTGGCACGCCTCTTCTCCCTTGTCTACATCGCTGATTTTGTCTCGGTGTATTTGGCCTATCTCTACGGCGTTTGCCCAACTGATATCTCCTACATAGACTATCTCAAAGCGGAACTAGCAAAGCTAGGCTAG
- the aroA gene encoding 3-phosphoshikimate 1-carboxyvinyltransferase translates to MTETPVYPEKLTIEPLVRSPDTTITVPGSKSITNRALIMAALAEGRSVLLNALESEDTEVMVESLRRLGVGVHAEGNRFVVEGTGGQIAPGPKELFVANSGTSMRFLTALCALGVGRYRLDGVERMRQRPQGDLLAALQQMGINAYSERGNDSPPLIVEANGVLAGGRVKMNAEASSQFLTALLMVAPYALKDITVDVTGALRPFYVELTCRMAAQWGVTIDAEPDKQRFYVRHGQRYKPQQAYYVEPDASGASYFFAAAALTGGQVCVAGLKSDALQGDVRFATEVLAAMGCAVEERAEGLCVQGPPPGLLRGVVRDMSAISDTALTLAAIAPFANSPTTVSNIAHSRYQECDRIHAVCTELSKLGVRVDEHFDGYTIWPAEKILPGEIETYRDHRVAMSFALIGLRVPGIVIRDPACVAKTFPNYWQCLEQLYT, encoded by the coding sequence ATGACTGAAACGCCCGTATACCCGGAAAAACTGACCATAGAGCCACTTGTTCGTTCTCCTGATACGACAATAACCGTGCCAGGCTCCAAAAGCATCACGAATAGGGCACTGATCATGGCCGCTCTGGCAGAGGGCCGCTCTGTGCTTTTAAATGCCCTCGAAAGCGAGGATACCGAGGTAATGGTCGAATCTCTTCGCCGCCTTGGTGTGGGGGTACATGCTGAGGGGAACCGATTCGTTGTAGAGGGGACGGGTGGTCAAATCGCTCCGGGGCCGAAAGAGCTTTTTGTGGCCAATTCGGGCACCTCCATGCGGTTCCTCACCGCACTTTGCGCGCTTGGAGTGGGACGCTATCGTTTAGATGGCGTGGAGCGCATGCGGCAGCGCCCTCAGGGTGATCTGTTGGCCGCGTTGCAGCAGATGGGCATCAATGCCTATTCGGAACGGGGAAACGATAGCCCTCCCCTGATCGTGGAAGCGAATGGGGTGCTCGCCGGTGGACGGGTGAAAATGAACGCGGAGGCGTCCAGCCAGTTTCTCACCGCTTTATTGATGGTCGCTCCTTATGCCTTGAAAGATATCACAGTTGACGTAACCGGTGCCTTGCGTCCCTTCTATGTGGAGCTAACCTGCCGAATGGCGGCACAGTGGGGGGTTACCATAGATGCGGAGCCAGATAAGCAGCGTTTTTATGTTCGTCATGGGCAAAGGTACAAACCCCAGCAAGCCTACTATGTGGAACCCGATGCCTCCGGTGCATCCTACTTTTTTGCGGCGGCCGCACTTACGGGGGGGCAGGTATGTGTGGCGGGCTTGAAAAGCGATGCCCTTCAAGGTGACGTGCGCTTTGCCACAGAGGTGCTCGCTGCCATGGGGTGCGCTGTTGAAGAGCGGGCTGAAGGGCTTTGTGTTCAGGGCCCGCCGCCAGGGCTGTTGCGCGGTGTTGTACGCGATATGAGCGCTATTTCAGATACCGCATTAACGCTAGCTGCCATAGCCCCTTTTGCCAACAGCCCAACCACTGTCTCAAATATCGCCCACTCACGCTACCAAGAGTGCGATCGCATTCATGCCGTCTGCACAGAACTCTCGAAGCTTGGAGTGCGCGTAGACGAGCATTTTGATGGCTACACGATTTGGCCGGCCGAGAAAATCCTTCCAGGGGAGATCGAAACCTATCGCGACCATCGAGTGGCGATGAGTTTCGCTCTCATAGGGCTGCGGGTGCCTGGTATTGTCATCCGTGATCCCGCTTGCGTGGCAAAGACGTTTCCTAACTACTGGCAGTGTTTGGAACAGCTATACACCTAA
- a CDS encoding FAD-dependent oxidoreductase, translating to MPGSFEALAASPTQINCYWLPAKGATGYKLLRNGQLIAQLPSTATEYHDTNLQPNTNYTYVVEAEHGVEKPVAAPAYLERTFPVFPAGKTLDFDVVVVQASSGGVAAAIEAAKRGWKVALVEPTTRPGGMPVNGLCATDLRRPYHACNFFVRFQEEVKKIYAAEGIETNGLSYEPHVALQAMKSLLFSTPNITLYRLATLGKVYSEPSDAEGHRKVTAVQIRELTLDGEPTGRTAILRAKVFIDATDCGDLAAAAGAPFRLGREPRTPQEPHAGVIYYDRATDTLLPGSTGKGDKRIQSYAYLLVVKDYGPGTDHTIPKPPGYNEQDYIHTPPWKQSWAFTSGRMPGHKFELNQHPQGNDWQGINYRYPLDDWKQRAHIAELYRNHVLGYLYYIQTVQGQKQLGLPDDEFRDSGGFPPLLYVREGRRIMGQQLPTEADITYARHIIRPESIGIGDYPMDSHAVEPKRNWNRPDLGEGEFWLYRYTPWHELPLGIIVPKRLDNVWVVIAVSSTHVSYGTYRLELVRMAFGEAAGIGAALSLEFHLKSREVPARQIQLEMLPDLTAPYSDPHAVLYYFPDVPPSCKNYMQIQYLAARGFANSMTYFHPDAPTTWSELTRWLTRLAERAAPPPKVIGETTDSQGHPVQIVKKAFAPYMGQPVNLQALKELQEKPQSDLPVTRAEMAHWLVKVMGWSEAPAYLAGRYVDLTTEQEKRDVATLYQHDINSMMWDGYNAIRPDNKLAFQPDAPISHADMFAVLYVAQIGLGPLFYDNPVDGRNGRKVPPIPYEIVTVPKSNEKSAPNLRTYD from the coding sequence ATGCCTGGCTCTTTCGAGGCACTTGCAGCCTCTCCTACTCAAATCAACTGTTATTGGCTTCCTGCTAAGGGTGCAACAGGCTATAAACTGTTGCGTAACGGACAGTTGATTGCGCAACTGCCATCAACTGCCACAGAGTATCACGACACGAACCTCCAGCCAAACACAAACTACACCTATGTTGTAGAGGCCGAACACGGTGTCGAGAAACCTGTCGCGGCACCAGCCTATCTGGAGCGGACCTTCCCCGTGTTTCCTGCAGGCAAAACATTGGATTTTGATGTCGTGGTGGTGCAGGCCTCTTCTGGTGGTGTGGCCGCTGCTATCGAGGCTGCTAAACGAGGGTGGAAAGTTGCTCTTGTGGAACCAACCACACGTCCCGGTGGAATGCCGGTAAACGGCCTTTGCGCTACCGATTTGCGCCGTCCATACCATGCCTGTAACTTCTTTGTTCGGTTTCAAGAGGAGGTCAAAAAGATATACGCGGCAGAGGGCATTGAAACCAACGGACTTTCTTATGAGCCTCATGTGGCCTTGCAGGCAATGAAGTCTCTGCTCTTTTCCACGCCGAACATTACCCTCTATCGCTTAGCTACTCTGGGCAAAGTCTATTCGGAGCCCTCGGACGCGGAGGGACATCGCAAAGTAACAGCGGTTCAAATCCGAGAGCTCACGTTAGATGGTGAGCCAACTGGCCGTACGGCGATTTTGCGGGCAAAGGTGTTTATTGATGCCACCGATTGTGGAGATCTCGCTGCCGCGGCTGGAGCGCCCTTTCGGCTTGGGCGTGAACCGCGTACCCCTCAAGAGCCGCATGCGGGAGTTATTTACTACGATCGCGCCACCGATACCCTGTTGCCGGGCAGTACAGGAAAAGGGGATAAGCGCATTCAGTCGTATGCCTATCTCCTTGTGGTAAAGGATTACGGGCCAGGCACCGACCACACTATTCCCAAACCCCCAGGCTATAACGAACAGGATTATATCCATACGCCGCCCTGGAAGCAGTCGTGGGCTTTTACCTCCGGTAGAATGCCGGGGCATAAGTTTGAGTTGAACCAGCACCCTCAGGGCAACGACTGGCAGGGGATCAACTACCGCTATCCGCTAGACGACTGGAAGCAGAGAGCGCACATCGCCGAACTTTATCGCAATCATGTATTGGGCTATCTCTACTACATCCAAACAGTGCAAGGGCAGAAACAGCTCGGGCTGCCAGATGATGAGTTTCGCGATAGCGGGGGCTTCCCTCCTCTGCTCTACGTTCGTGAAGGGCGACGCATTATGGGGCAACAGCTGCCTACAGAGGCCGATATCACCTATGCGCGCCATATCATACGTCCGGAATCGATAGGCATTGGGGATTATCCTATGGATTCCCATGCGGTTGAGCCAAAGCGCAATTGGAATCGTCCCGATTTAGGCGAGGGAGAGTTTTGGCTCTATCGCTATACGCCCTGGCATGAACTGCCTTTAGGTATCATTGTGCCAAAACGACTCGATAACGTCTGGGTGGTTATTGCCGTCTCCTCAACCCATGTAAGCTATGGAACCTATCGGTTGGAGCTGGTGCGCATGGCGTTTGGAGAGGCAGCTGGCATCGGAGCGGCGCTCAGTTTGGAGTTCCACCTTAAATCGCGCGAGGTGCCCGCACGCCAAATTCAGTTAGAGATGCTACCAGACCTTACCGCTCCCTACTCCGACCCGCATGCCGTTCTTTACTACTTCCCCGACGTGCCGCCTTCCTGTAAGAACTATATGCAGATTCAGTATCTGGCGGCTCGCGGTTTTGCCAATAGCATGACCTATTTTCATCCCGATGCTCCTACCACTTGGAGCGAGCTAACTCGTTGGCTTACCCGTTTAGCAGAACGAGCCGCACCGCCTCCCAAGGTGATCGGAGAGACTACCGATTCCCAAGGACATCCGGTTCAGATCGTTAAAAAGGCTTTTGCCCCTTATATGGGGCAACCGGTGAACCTGCAGGCTTTGAAGGAGCTGCAAGAAAAACCCCAAAGCGATCTTCCCGTAACGCGTGCCGAGATGGCGCATTGGCTGGTAAAAGTTATGGGCTGGAGCGAGGCGCCCGCCTACCTTGCCGGGCGCTATGTAGACCTCACAACTGAACAGGAAAAGCGAGACGTGGCCACGCTTTATCAACACGACATCAATTCGATGATGTGGGACGGATACAATGCCATAAGGCCGGATAACAAACTTGCTTTTCAACCCGATGCCCCGATAAGCCATGCCGATATGTTTGCCGTCCTCTATGTGGCTCAAATAGGCTTGGGGCCGCTCTTTTACGACAATCCTGTAGATGGCAGGAACGGCCGAAAAGTGCCTCCCATACCGTATGAGATCGTAACCGTGCCAAAATCCAACGAGAAATCCGCACCTAACCTGAGGACCTATGACTGA